The following coding sequences are from one bacterium window:
- a CDS encoding aminopeptidase, with translation MILAIDKIYKVNLGVKKKERILVFTDGLQELEECARLVSERGKFLGFDVSFLVFEPTGGHGIEPPIEVWETAFGKNIVNHLKKERLLEKLLKKEVLPEDWHFPQQIVADKKGEVVDVIIALSYYSTSHTNFRKLLTLNAGTRYASLPLFNPDMFLGAMDVNWKEVEKTTLALKEIISTAIMAEISAPNGTSLKLNLEGRQPFADTGILTKKGSFGNLPAGEVFIAPVEGKTEGKLVAEGIVFEIKNGQVEKFYGEKKTRFEEIFSKNELNRNIAELGIGTNPKAKDPTNVLEAEKISGTVHIALGDNSGFGGKISTPFHEDFVVFSPTLNLVSKQDKITTILANGKYLPLT, from the coding sequence ATGATTTTAGCGATTGATAAGATTTATAAGGTAAATTTAGGAGTAAAAAAGAAGGAGAGAATTTTAGTCTTTACGGATGGGTTACAAGAATTGGAAGAATGTGCCAGACTGGTTAGTGAGCGTGGGAAATTTCTTGGATTTGATGTTTCGTTTTTAGTTTTTGAACCAACTGGTGGACATGGAATTGAGCCGCCAATTGAAGTCTGGGAAACCGCATTTGGTAAAAACATTGTCAACCACTTAAAAAAAGAAAGATTACTTGAGAAATTATTAAAAAAAGAGGTTTTGCCAGAGGATTGGCATTTCCCTCAACAAATAGTTGCAGATAAAAAAGGCGAGGTCGTAGATGTCATCATTGCCTTATCCTACTATTCGACTTCACATACGAATTTTAGAAAATTACTAACCCTCAATGCCGGCACTCGATATGCCAGCCTACCTCTTTTTAACCCGGATATGTTTTTAGGAGCAATGGATGTAAATTGGAAAGAAGTGGAGAAAACTACACTCGCATTAAAAGAAATAATTTCTACGGCGATTATGGCTGAAATCTCTGCTCCTAACGGGACATCATTAAAACTTAATTTAGAAGGAAGACAGCCGTTTGCCGATACAGGAATATTGACTAAAAAAGGCTCTTTTGGTAATTTGCCGGCGGGTGAGGTTTTTATCGCTCCTGTTGAGGGAAAAACAGAAGGTAAATTGGTTGCTGAAGGGATTGTTTTTGAGATAAAAAATGGTCAGGTAGAGAAATTTTACGGAGAGAAAAAAACGAGATTTGAGGAAATTTTCAGTAAAAATGAATTGAATAGAAATATCGCTGAGTTAGGCATTGGCACCAACCCAAAGGCAAAAGACCCAACCAATGTTTTGGAGGCTGAAAAAATCTCAGGCACAGTCCATATTGCCCTGGGTGATAATAGTGGTTTTGGAGGTAAAATCTCTACACCATTTCATGAAGATTTTGTGGTATTTTCTCCAACGCTAAATTTAGTCTCAAAACAGGATAAAATTACAACGATTTTAGCCAATGGTAAATATTTACCCTTGACATAA